A window from Carassius carassius chromosome 40, fCarCar2.1, whole genome shotgun sequence encodes these proteins:
- the LOC132122223 gene encoding BMP and activin membrane-bound inhibitor homolog, which produces MDRHSSLVSLWFQLELCAMAVLLTKGEIRCYCDAPHCVATGYMCKSELNACFTKVLDPLNTNSPLTHGCVDSLLNSADVCSSKHVDVSSGSSSPVECCHDDMCNYRGLHDLTHPRGDSTDRYYSSNQNLITRVQELASAKEVWFRAAVIAVPIAGGLILVLLIMLALRMLRSENKRLQAQRQQMLSRLHYSFHGHHHAKKGHVAKLDLECMVPVTGHENCCLGCDKLRQKELCTGGGSGGERLLSLVHWGMYTGHGKLEFV; this is translated from the exons GAGAGATCAGGTGCTATTGTGACGCACCGCACTGTGTTGCCACTGGATACATGTGTAAATCAGAGCTCAACGCTTGCTTCACCAAGGTCCTGGACCCACTAAACACAAACTCACCTCTAACACATGGCTGTGTAGATTCACTATTAAACTCCGCAGACGTGTGCTCCAGCAAGCATGTGGATGTTTCTAGTGGAAGCTCCTCTCCTGTAGAGTGCTGCCATGATGATATGTGTAACTACAGAGGTTTGCATGACCTCACGCACCCTCGAGGTGATTCGACAG aCCGATACTACAGCTCCAATCAGAACCTGATCACAAGGGTGCAAGAGTTAGCGTCCGCTAAAGAGGTGTGGTTTCGGGCGGCAGTGATAGCGGTTCCCATCGCGGGTGGCCTTATCCTGGTTCTGCTGATTATGCTGGCATTGCGAATGCTTCGTAGTGAAAACAAGCGTCTCCAGGCCCAGCGCCAGCAGATGCTGTCTCGCCTGCATTACAGTTTTCATGGACACCACCATGCTAAGAAAGGCCACGTGGCCAAGCTGGACTTGGAGTGCATGGTGCCAGTGACGGGACATGAGAACTGCTGTCTGGGCTGCGATAAGCTGCGGCAGAAAGAGTTGTGCACGGGAGGAGGAAGCGGAGGCGAACGTCTCCTATCTCTTGTGCACTGGGGGATGTACACAGGACATGGCAAGCTGGAGTTTGTATGA